A window from uncultured Desulfobacter sp. encodes these proteins:
- a CDS encoding AIR synthase-related protein — MISNIEITLKQDLRDAEGQSLVKKANAYFGIKMDDARCINIVTVESDLDQNELETIRREVFTNPVTQESSLSPIDLDFHFCIWVGFRPGVRDNAGATAVEAVSDLLKKDFSAHENIYTSKRYCLTGAELTREDAETIAAQILSNGIIQQYKVFGKDEWDINIGADVKPAKVILDHTPGFDTMDIDTDEILARISHERSLSLNPRDIPVIRGYFLEEKVLADRATVGLSKPTDVELEYISQSRSDHCCHNTFNGIFRYRDTETGETTLENSLFKTYIKEPTLALKDAKAWVVSVLWDNAGVGSFDDDNNYVITGETHNSPSNMEAYGGAITGIVGVYRDPMGTGLGSKLFMGSFGFCVGDINYNGPLTPPLHPRRLLDGVIEGVKDGGNKSGVPTTFGQTLFDPGYMGKALVFVTALGIMPKTVNGKPSHEKTTAPGELIIMSGGRVGKDGIHGVTASSKSFSENTPAGHVQIGDPYTQKKMHDFLLVCRDEGLITFITDNGGGGLSSSVGESAMLSNGCEVWLDKVPLKYEGLDMWEIWISESQERMTIAIKPENLDRFMALSDLHEVESTVIGKYTDSGKLHIKYKDQTCAYVDMDLLDKGFPAWEFDAVWTSPAGRGLTEPVISTPTNLNGVLEQMLARPNVCSKEWIIRQYDHEVQGGSVIKPLVGVNRNIPTDASVTRPVLTSERGLAFSQSIFPWYSKIDAYHMMACTIDEAVRRLIAVGGSLDHIGGVDNFCWPDIGYDAVSNPDGKFKAAQLVRACRALKDACEAYGIPLLSGKDSMYVDGHLEGAFGERIKVSALETVQFSAVSLVSDVSRCVTLEPKMAGDLVYVVGNTGDELGASEYYEMYDKVGLNVPQVNFAKLKTLYKAIEKAIGTDLVASCHAVGRGGLGIHFSLVAMAGGLGLDIDLTGLSLTDDLPLSNDKALFSESAGRFIVTVAPDQKQTFEKLCKGLPCACLGKVTDSHDRLQILADGNLVIDLPVATLDSAFNKTFGDKI; from the coding sequence ATGATTTCCAACATCGAAATCACGTTAAAGCAGGATTTAAGGGATGCCGAAGGCCAGTCTCTGGTTAAAAAGGCGAATGCCTATTTCGGTATTAAAATGGATGATGCCCGCTGCATCAATATCGTGACCGTGGAGTCCGATCTGGATCAAAACGAACTGGAAACCATACGTCGGGAGGTGTTTACCAATCCGGTTACTCAGGAATCCAGCCTTTCGCCTATCGATCTTGATTTTCATTTCTGCATCTGGGTGGGGTTTCGGCCGGGGGTCCGGGATAATGCCGGGGCAACCGCCGTGGAAGCGGTCAGCGATCTTTTGAAAAAAGATTTTTCGGCCCATGAGAACATTTATACCTCCAAACGGTATTGTCTGACCGGTGCGGAATTAACCCGGGAGGACGCTGAAACCATCGCCGCCCAGATTTTGTCAAACGGGATTATTCAACAGTATAAAGTCTTTGGTAAAGATGAATGGGACATAAATATCGGGGCGGATGTAAAACCGGCCAAGGTGATTTTAGATCATACCCCCGGTTTTGACACCATGGACATTGACACCGATGAGATTCTTGCCCGGATTTCCCATGAACGCAGCCTCTCCTTGAATCCCAGGGATATTCCGGTTATCAGGGGCTATTTTCTCGAGGAAAAGGTCCTGGCAGACCGTGCAACGGTGGGCCTGTCAAAGCCTACGGATGTGGAACTCGAATATATTTCCCAGTCCCGGTCAGATCATTGCTGCCACAACACCTTTAACGGTATTTTCAGGTATAGGGACACGGAGACCGGTGAAACAACGTTAGAAAATTCGTTGTTTAAAACCTATATCAAAGAGCCTACTCTGGCCTTGAAAGATGCCAAAGCGTGGGTGGTTTCAGTCTTGTGGGATAATGCCGGTGTGGGATCCTTTGATGACGACAACAACTATGTCATCACCGGCGAAACCCACAACTCGCCTTCCAACATGGAGGCATACGGTGGTGCCATCACAGGCATTGTGGGGGTCTACCGCGATCCCATGGGCACGGGCCTGGGCTCCAAGCTGTTCATGGGCAGTTTCGGATTCTGCGTGGGCGATATCAATTATAATGGTCCGTTAACCCCCCCCCTTCACCCCCGGCGTCTGCTTGACGGGGTGATTGAAGGGGTTAAGGACGGCGGGAATAAAAGCGGGGTCCCCACAACCTTTGGACAGACCCTGTTCGACCCCGGTTACATGGGCAAGGCCCTGGTGTTTGTCACCGCTTTGGGCATCATGCCCAAAACCGTGAATGGCAAACCAAGCCATGAGAAGACCACCGCGCCCGGCGAGTTGATCATCATGAGCGGCGGCCGTGTTGGCAAAGACGGTATCCACGGGGTAACCGCCTCGTCCAAAAGTTTTTCCGAGAACACTCCGGCCGGCCACGTCCAGATCGGCGACCCCTATACCCAGAAAAAAATGCATGATTTTCTGCTGGTGTGTCGTGATGAAGGACTGATCACCTTCATCACCGACAACGGCGGCGGCGGGTTGTCCTCTTCGGTGGGCGAATCGGCGATGCTCTCCAACGGGTGTGAGGTGTGGCTGGATAAGGTGCCTTTAAAATACGAAGGCCTGGATATGTGGGAAATCTGGATTTCAGAATCCCAGGAACGCATGACCATTGCCATCAAACCTGAAAATCTGGACCGGTTCATGGCCTTGTCTGATCTTCATGAGGTCGAATCCACGGTCATCGGTAAATATACGGATTCAGGCAAACTGCATATCAAATATAAAGACCAGACCTGTGCATATGTGGACATGGATCTGCTGGACAAAGGGTTCCCGGCCTGGGAATTCGACGCGGTCTGGACATCTCCTGCCGGGCGCGGATTGACCGAGCCGGTGATTTCCACGCCCACAAATTTAAATGGTGTGCTCGAACAGATGCTGGCCAGGCCCAACGTCTGCAGCAAAGAGTGGATCATTCGCCAGTACGACCACGAGGTCCAGGGCGGTTCCGTGATCAAGCCCCTGGTGGGCGTCAACCGGAACATCCCCACGGATGCGTCGGTGACCCGGCCTGTGCTGACCAGTGAACGCGGGCTTGCCTTTTCCCAGAGTATTTTCCCCTGGTATTCAAAAATTGATGCGTATCATATGATGGCCTGTACCATTGATGAGGCGGTTCGCCGGCTCATTGCCGTGGGCGGTTCCCTGGATCACATCGGCGGTGTGGACAATTTCTGCTGGCCGGATATCGGCTATGACGCCGTTTCAAATCCGGACGGCAAATTCAAGGCCGCCCAGCTTGTCCGGGCCTGTCGGGCGCTTAAAGATGCCTGCGAGGCCTATGGGATTCCATTGCTTTCGGGCAAGGACTCCATGTATGTGGACGGCCATCTTGAAGGGGCCTTTGGTGAGCGCATCAAAGTCTCAGCCCTGGAAACGGTTCAGTTTTCTGCTGTCTCCCTGGTTTCCGATGTCAGTCGTTGTGTGACCCTGGAGCCTAAAATGGCAGGCGATCTTGTTTATGTGGTGGGTAACACCGGGGATGAACTGGGCGCATCAGAATATTACGAAATGTACGACAAAGTCGGGCTTAATGTTCCCCAGGTGAACTTTGCAAAACTTAAAACCTTGTACAAGGCCATCGAAAAAGCAATCGGCACGGACCTGGTCGCTTCATGCCATGCCGTGGGCCGCGGCGGACTGGGCATTCATTTCAGCCTTGTGGCAATGGCCGGCGGGCTGGGCCTTGACATTGATCTGACCGGGTTGTCTTTAACCGATGATCTGCCACTTTCAAATGATAAAGCTTTATTTTCCGAGTCTGCCGGGCGGTTCATCGTCACTGTGGCACCGGATCAAAAACAAACCTTTGAAAAATTGTGCAAGGGACTGCCCTGTGCCTGTCTGGGTAAGGTAACAGACAGTCATGACCGGCTCCAAATTTTGGCAGACGGTAATCTCGTGATAGACCTGCCGGTGGCAACCCTTGATTCAGCTTTCAACAAGACCTTTGGAGATAAAATATGA
- the rseP gene encoding RIP metalloprotease RseP has product MGYSLFAFIIVIGVLVFVHELGHFLVARACGVGVEVFSLGFGPKIVKIKRGMTDYCISAIPLGGYVKMTGEEPGAAQALDEERRHLSFTHKTVGQRALIAAAGPAFNFLLAVVIFYLLYQTSGVYMGLPQVGQVVDDSAAKAAGIETGDVIKEIDQVPVQSFEDISGIVSKSEGKALAFLVEREGEVHSYTITPRTREEKNLFGENVNRYVIGIIGTGETFHHPLNPVEAAVRAVSDTYGMVKLTILSVVKMFTGAVSADNLGGPIMIAKMAGDQAKAGFENFVWFIALISVNLGIINLFPIPVLDGGHLLFLSIEAIKGSPVSTRVREKMVQFGAAVLMTLMIFVFYNDIVKLFNGGLQ; this is encoded by the coding sequence ATGGGGTACTCCCTTTTTGCATTTATCATTGTTATCGGCGTATTGGTTTTTGTCCATGAGTTAGGCCACTTCCTTGTTGCACGTGCCTGCGGCGTCGGGGTTGAGGTGTTTTCTCTTGGGTTTGGGCCTAAAATTGTTAAAATTAAACGGGGAATGACCGACTATTGCATATCAGCCATTCCTTTGGGCGGATATGTTAAAATGACCGGAGAAGAACCCGGCGCAGCCCAGGCCCTGGATGAAGAGAGGCGTCATCTCTCTTTTACCCATAAAACGGTGGGGCAACGGGCGTTGATCGCGGCTGCCGGTCCGGCTTTTAATTTTTTGTTGGCCGTCGTTATTTTTTACCTTTTATATCAAACCAGTGGAGTCTACATGGGGCTGCCCCAGGTCGGCCAGGTGGTGGATGATTCTGCAGCCAAGGCGGCAGGCATTGAAACAGGGGATGTGATCAAGGAAATTGACCAGGTCCCCGTGCAATCCTTTGAAGATATTTCCGGCATTGTCTCAAAAAGTGAAGGAAAAGCCCTGGCATTTCTTGTGGAACGGGAAGGGGAAGTGCATTCCTATACGATTACCCCCCGGACCCGGGAAGAAAAAAACCTGTTTGGAGAAAACGTGAACCGGTATGTGATTGGAATCATCGGTACCGGCGAAACCTTTCATCACCCCTTGAACCCTGTTGAAGCAGCGGTTCGTGCCGTATCCGATACCTACGGAATGGTGAAGCTGACGATTTTGTCCGTGGTGAAAATGTTCACCGGGGCTGTGTCCGCCGATAATTTGGGCGGTCCGATTATGATTGCCAAAATGGCCGGGGATCAGGCCAAAGCCGGATTTGAAAATTTTGTATGGTTTATCGCGCTTATCTCTGTCAATCTTGGCATTATCAACTTGTTTCCCATTCCGGTATTGGATGGGGGGCATCTTTTATTTTTATCTATTGAGGCGATTAAAGGCAGCCCTGTCAGTACCCGGGTGCGCGAGAAAATGGTTCAGTTCGGGGCAGCTGTGCTGATGACTTTAATGATTTTTGTCTTTTATAATGACATTGTCAAACTATTCAACGGTGGATTACAATGA